The nucleotide sequence GAGAGacagtttattttatttgtttcttttttagggggtggatcagctttaatattgaagatagattgtagcttccatcaatgtaacaAGTTGAGTATCAGTTGAGTAACAagtggagcatcagcatttgtgagttcgattacagtctcaaaatggccagaaacaaataactttcttctgaaacttgtcagtctattattgttctgagaaatgaaggctattccatgtgagaaattgccaagaaactgaagatctcgaacAACCCTGTGTACTaatcaacaacgacgagacggcctacagggaggaggtgagggccctcggagtgtggtgtcaggaaaataatctcacactcaacgtcaacaaaacaaaggagatgattgtggacttcaggaaacagcagagggagcacccccctatccacatcgaccgctgccaacatttagtggccgctgccaacatactgactcaactccagccactttaataatgggaattgatggaaattatgtaaaaatgtatcactagccactttaaacaatgccacttaatataatgtttacataccctacattactcatctcatatgtatatgtatatactgtactgtatatcatccactgcatcttgccatctttatgtaacacatgtatcactagccactttaaactatgccactttatgtttacataccctacattactcatctcatatgtatagactgtacactataccatctactgcatcttgcctatgccgttccatcactcattcatatatctttatgtacatattctttatccctttacacttgtgtagtagttgtggaattgttaggttagattacttgttggttattactgcattgtcggaactagaagcacaagcatttcgctacactcgcattaacatctgctaaccatgtgtatgtgacaaatataatttgatttgactaatcccttcacagaacagtgcaaactggccctgaccagaatagaaagatgaatgaggccccggtacacaactgagcaagaggacaagtacattagtgtctagtttgagaaacagacgcctcacaaatcctcaactggcagcttcattaaatagtacccgcaaaacacaagtctcaacgtcaacagtggagaggcgactccgggatgctggccttctaggcagagttcctctgtccagtgtctgtgttcttttgcccatcttaatctattATTTTTataggccagtctgagatatgtatttttctttgcaactctgctttTGGCCATTGACAGGTGAGGATGGGATCTtgttctcttccctcctcctcttcagcgGATCTGTGGGTGTcaactctacagtaactgctgGCGAAGGCGAGAAAAGGAGTTTAGTGAGTGACAATAACGCAAGCGAAACATTACATCCaagatggatatatatatatatatctctatatctatatTTATATCTCTATATCTGACCGCCAACTTCCACATTTTTGACCGGTTAACCATTAActtagctagctactagctaacTCATAACTAATTAAATTGAAACACTAAATTCTTAGCTAGGTATGTAGCTTCAACAAGCTAATTAATGAGTAATGTTAGCGCCGGTTAAGCTAATTAATTATGACCATGTGAATACTTTTAATGACTGCTAATGAAGAGATAGCATATTTTTGGTTTTCATGAGTTTTTAAGATATATCCAATTTTGACTTGTGGGTGTGTATCTAGAAACAGTTAGCGGAAACAGTTAGCACAGGGGATCGCAAACTTTAATTCGGGCCCTCATTCCAGCAATGGAGAACATCCCCCCCCCGCGCCACGGCTAcatctatgggcacaagcactgttcatgacacaaactgttcacacccttattgttggtggagagaattttgcaggtttaaagcttatttcctgcaatttgacacattttgtcatgggctgcaaagaaaatgttgcagttttaaagcaaatgttCTTGCAGTTCTATACATTTTTACATGcgtaatgtgtattcatgtactatttgagtgacaaaaaaaattacaacaatatctatgggctaaaaaacctaAATAAACATAAGCTgaaatgggctagttgatctggatatTTCAggcaagttataaatagctctctaaggtatgcaatgactaacatgacaagaggaactgatgatgcaatACACAATTCATTCTACTATGACCACTTTCAAAAGTAAGTTTAAAGCTGGATTGAgctaaaaaaaatatacagtacaagtcaaaagtttggacccacctactcattcaaggttttttctttatttgtactattttctacattgtagaacaatagtgaagacatcaaaactatgaaataacacatatggaatcatatagtaaccaaaaaaagtgttaaacaaatcaaaatatattttatatttgagattcttccatgtagccaccctttgccttgattaaagctatgcacactcttggcattctctcaaccagcttcatgaggtagtcacctggaatgcatttaaattaacaggtgtgccttgttaaaggtcaatttgtggaatttctttccttcttaatgcgtttgagccaatcagttgtgttgtgacaaggtaggggtggtatacagaagatagcctgatttggtaaaagacaaagtccatattatggcaagaacagctcaaataagcaaagagaaacgacagtccatcattcctttaagacatgaaggtcagtcaatccggaacatttcaagaactttgaaagtttcttcaagtgcagttgcaaaaaccatcaagcgctatgatgaaactggctctcatgaggaccgctaaaaaaaggaagacccagagttacctctgccgcagaggataagttcattagcgttaactgcacctcagattgcagcccaaataaatgcttcacagagttcaagtaacagacgcatctcaacatcaactgttcagaggagactgcgtgaatcaggccttcatggttgaatttctgcaaagaaaccactactaaagggcaccaataaaagaagagacttgcttgggccaagaaatacgagcaatggacattagaccggtggaaatctgtcctttggtctgatgagtccaaatgtgagatttttggttccaaccaccgtgtttttgtgagacacagagtaggtgaacggatgatctctgcatatgtggtcccaccgtgaagcatagaggaggaggtgtgatggtgctttgctggtgacactgtctgtgatttatttagaattcaaggcacccttaaccagcatggctaccacagaattctgcagcgatatgccatcccatctggtttgcgcttagtgggactatcatttgtttttcaacaggacaatgactcataacacacctccaggctgtgtaagggctatttgaccaatgagagggatggagtgctgcatcaggtgacctggcctccacaatcatccgacctcaacccaactaagatggtttgggatgagttggaccgcagagtgaaggaaaagcagccaaatgctcagcatatgtgggaactccttcaagactgttggaaaagcattcctcatgaagctggttgagagaatgccaagagcgtgcaaagctgtcaaggcaaagggtggctactttgaagaatctcaaataacatattttgattagttttacacttctttggttactacatgattacatatgtgtgatttcatagttttgatgtcttcactattagtctgcaatgtagaaaatagtaaaaataaagaaaaacccttgaatgagtaggtgtgtccaaacttttgactggtactgtatatatataataataataaatatatttaaaagaAATGGTGGGGGGgtggacacacagacagatgatGAAACTTTGGGTTTCCACAACCAATTCATTTCTGTACAAAACCGTCTTAGGGAAGCTCATTtgcgtgctcatcgtcctcaccagggtcttgacctgactgccgatcagcatcgtaaccgacttcagtgggcaaatgctcaccttcctGGCCTGCTGGACAAGTGTGCTTTTCcctgatgaatcccagtttcaattgtactgggaatatggcagacagtgtgtatggtgtcgtgtgggtgagtgagtggatttgctgatgtcaacgttgtgaacagactgCTCCATGGgggatggtggggttatggtatgggcaggcataacctacggacaacaaacacaattgcattttatcgatggcacagagataccgtgacaagatcctgaggcccattgtcgtgcaatTCATCCACcgacatcacctcatgtttcagcatgataatgcacggccccatgtcgcaaggatctgtacacaattcctggaagcttaaAATGTTccggttcttccatggcctgcatactcgccAGACAGTCACCCATtaaacatgtttgggatgctctggattaacgtgtacaacagtgtgctacagttcccgccaatatccagcaactttgcactgccattgaagaggagtgggacaacattccacaggcaacagtcaacagcctgatcaactctatgtgaaggagatgtggcgctgcatgaggcaaatgttggtcacaccagataccgactgttTTTCTGATATACATCCctacttattttttttaaaactatcaatctgtgaccaacagatgcatatctgtatatTCCCAGTCATTTAAAATCTATAgaatagggcctaatgaatttatttcaagtgTCTGATTTACTCATTTGAACTGTAACTCTATAAATTCTTTGAAATTGAtgcatgttgggtttatatttttgctcagtgtagATGGAATTAGGTAGCTGCCTGCCTGACAAAACATTCGTCAATTGTTTTGTCGACCTACTCGCTGGTTGAGTAGGGTTGTTCAGTAAAATCTCTGGATCCATGGTTCCACTATAAATTATACCGTATAGCGCAAATTAAATATTtagactagctagctacatcGTTTTCAGAAGCGTTTCCTAAGAGGGGCCGTTTCGACAGAACACCGGAAATAAGTGACACGTTCCATAGATTTCGTTGGAAGAAAATAGCTAACGAATCTATGTTCCGGCTATAATCGGTCATTCTGCGACATTTATTATTGCTCCTCTGTACCAAGAGGCAAATTCTAAGCGGATATTTATCTGAGGAAGGCGATACAGTGGGTAAGTATACTCATAACACGATAGAAATGCAAACAATTCTGGTAAATAACCACTACAGTGTTTATACTAATAGCTAGCAACACTAACTTAATATCACTTCAGATAAACAGAAATCGTTCCGCCATTTTCTGTTTGCTAAAATTCTAACAGTTTGCCTAATTTAactttatgtgacaaaacaagcactaAGTGTACAGAATCATCGCACCATCTAAACCGTTGCGAAATATGTatccaaaaatattgtattttctgctttttgaagctggtgtacaaaacctaaAGTAAAAGAGCATAACAAAAATTAAAGGACAGTTCGGGATTTTGGCCATTATTAAggcctttatctacttccctaaTGTCAGATGAATTTATGGTTACCACTTTTGtgtctgcatccagtatgaaggaagctaGTTAGCAACTACCGTCAAACTGCAAACAGAGAAATAAAAGGAATCCATGGTTCATCTTatgaggaagtagataaagggctttatTGTCAAAATCCCGAAGAATCTCTAAGAACGGGGAAGCATataaatagcgcacatagaacagatataccgcttcctagacttgctttcaatgagtgacagatctataacacacttcTATGTGTATTTTATTGGGTCGTCCATAAAGTGACATTAAATCTTTAAGCCAGAGTATAGGCGTGCCTACTGCGTTACTCCTTGGTCCAAGGACATTGTGTTATTTTCAGCGGTAGATTAGCTCTGGCAAAatacagccaaatactccatctaaaagTGAATCGATTCTTAATTGTGATACGGTTCTAGAAACATGAAGCCCTTTACTttaatatcacatcaaaataatttcacaaacgctaaatatacacttactgtacacaGTTTTAACCAGCTTAAACTAATTAAACAAATCTAATCTTTAACACAGTTGCAGCTGACAGTTTTTATTACATGTTTCTGGCAGCTTTTCATTACACACAGCAGCATTCTAGATAGCTAATAGGCGCAGGTGGTTGCCTCTGTCTTCCGCCTGTCTTCTGTATACacgctgtaacatggagatatggtgTAGTAATTTAACCTTTGTTTTAGGAAAAATGATTtcttgctgatatgaaagatatatatatatatatatctctctctttccttatgtttccaaaaccTCAAGCAATGTGTGTTCACGTTGAGACCGAGCGTCGGGGCTGTTAACAAAATTCCCCCGGGAAGAAGATGCCTTCATCATAGGCACTAAAGGTAGTTAGCTTCTATGAATGGGGTAAACTTTAACTAGGGAAAGGCTGTATGGACACACGCCTGGTGCCAATTACTTAACTTAACAACAAGCctgaggaggctgaaaagatttggcacgggccctcagatcctcaaagttctacagctgtaccattgagagcatcttgacgggCTGCATCACCGtttggtatagcaactgctctgcatccaaccgcaaggcactccctgccatccaggacctctataccagtcgGTGTCACaagaaggccttaaaaattgtcagactccagccagccaagtcatagactgttctctctgctaccacctGGCAAGTGGTACCCCTACTTTAAAAAAAAGCTATCTATGACCATCCGAtgcaaatctgtattcccagtcatttgaaatccacAGATTACGGTCTACTGATTTCCACAACCAATTTATttcaaattgactgatttcctcatatgaattgtaactcgGTCAAATCTTAgaagttgttgcatgttgcgtttttatatttttgttcagtttaaatTGACCCGTTTCTTATCTATCATGATTtcccaaatcaaattgtattggtcgcatacacatttagcaaatgttattgtgggtgtagcaaaatacttgtgtttctagctccaaaagtcaactaatatctaacaattcacaacaatacacattaaTCTAAAAAGTCAAAGAATGTAATtaagaacgagcaatgtcagtgtgtgtgtgggggggaattTATAGACAATATGTGGATTGAATATGTAGTATATTTGAAGAACATAGAATAGTATATGGACAGCAATAGTTAAATAGAATGggctagaatacagtatatacatttgaagtGGCTAAAACAgtgtgtaaacattattcaagttgaccagtgttccatgtctgTACATAAGACAGCAGCGTTTAAGGTGCAGGATTGAGTAACTGGTTGATAGCCGGCTAATGACAGGGACTGAAGTTCAGGGcaaggtactgggcggaggccagctagtggtgactatttaacagtctgatagtcTTGAGATAGaacctgtttttcagtctctctgtcccagcattgatgcacctgtacttacCGCGCCTTCTGTATGGTAGTGGgatgaacaggctgtggctcgggtagCTGGGGTccttgatcttcttggccttcctgtgacaccaggtgctgtagttgttctggagggcaggcagtgtgcccctggtgacTCGTTTCGGCaggccgcaccaatgtgtcgggctgtatcactgcctggtacgacaactgcaccgttcacaaccacagggctctccagagggtggtgcgtccTGCCCAACGAGTCACCAGGGGCACATCAAATGTAATCCCTTTTCAgatgtaatgttttgtacactgtttgttgccctaagagttgtgcaagGTTGGAAAACTCTTATTCAAAAGGATTTACttctgtaatggctgccaaagctgcttccaCCAAGTATGAACTCTGGGGTATAAAGACAAACACAATCAAGACATCTCCGTCTAAAATCTATAATTTCTTTacctttgaaaatgtggagtaggttgtgtagatcggTAAGAAAAACATATAATTTCATCATTTTTTGTTATTTAAATTGATAGAAGCAAAAtggaaaagggggatacctagtcagttgtacaactgaaatgtgtcttctgcatttaacccgacccctctgaatcagagaggtgcaagaCTTTGCAAGAGGTGTGTATACTTTCACCAGGCACTGCTTATTGTGTTCATCCTCTGTTTGTGTTTCCTGTGGCTCTAGTAAAAAAGGAGACGGAGCCTTCTGCTGCACTGATGGAACAGCCAGGCCGTGATCCAGAGGAGAACAGCACCACTGCCCAAGTGGAGAGCAGTGAGAGAGGCTCTACAGAGAAAGATGCTCAGGTAGAGCAGAGAACCGCAGATATAGATACTCCGGCAGAGCAGAGCAACCAGAACCAGGATTCCTCTTTACCCCCAAATACATCAAGTGGTCAGGGGAGCCAGAACTTGGAGGATCTTGATACTGAAGGTGAGAAAAGTTTAATGTTTCACCCCCCAAAAATGGTACCATCTAATTCCCTGATTCTGTCTTATTTCAGGTCTTGACATGAACACTTATCCTCTTTGAGGAcaagtttttttaaatgttggacACAAAAAATATAGATTTCAGTTTTCTAAATGGATAAGTAAAAAAAATCACACTTCACAATCTCAAGGAATTTCTACGATCAGCGAGGCCAACATTGGAATaatatttaaataaatgtttaatgtagcctacataaaaaaatattctaCATGACAAAGTGTATGTGATATGCATAATGGCTACAGCCTCATGTCCCCAAAACAGTgatgcacaaaacattaagaacaccatcCTAGTATtgatacactgattgaagtggatttaacaagtgacatcaataagggatcaaagctttcacctggtcagtctgtcacccgccaacagccagtgaaattgcagggcgccaaattcaaaacagaaatcccataattaaaattcctcaaacatacaagtattttataccattttaaagataaacttcttgtaaatccagccacaatgtccaatttcaaataggctttacggcgaaagcacaccaaacgattatgttaggtcagcacctagtcacagaaaaccatacagccattttccagccaaggagagggctcacaaaaatcagaaatagcgattaaatgaatcactaacctttgatgatcttcatcagatggcactcacaggacttcatgttacacaataaatgtgtgttttgttcgataaagttaatctttatgtccaaaaacctcatttgaaattggtgtgttatgatcagaaatgcattgtctcaaacaaacatccggtgaaagtgcagagagccacatgaaattacagaaatactcataataaacattgataaaagatacaagtattatgcatGGAAATATAGGTGAACTTCTCCTtagtgcaaccgctgtgtcagctTTCAAAatggctttacggcgaaagcacaccttgcgattatgttaggtcagcgctaGTCACAGAAAACAtccagccattttccaaagaaggagaggtgtcagaaatagcgttataaatattcactgacctttgatgatcttgatcggaatgcactcccaggaatcccagttccacaataaatgtttgtttaataaagtccatcatttatgtccaaatacctcctttttgttcgcacgtttagcccagtaatccaaatgcataATGCGCGATCACTTGttcagacgaaatgtcaaaaacgttctattacagtttgtagaaacatgtcaaacgatgtatagaatcaatctttaggatgtttttaacataaatcttcaataatgttccaaccggagaattcctttgtctttagaaatgcaatggatcgcagctacctctcacgggcgcacgcgagactgagctcatggccagacctctggttgaaacagctctcattctctcctccttcacagtagaagcctcaaacaaggttctaaagactgttgacatctagtggaagccttaggaagtgcaatatgaccccatagacactgtatatttgataggcaatgacttggaaaaactacaaacctcagatttcccacttcctggttggatttttttctcaggtttttgcctgccatatgagttctgttatactcagacatcattcaaacagttttagaaacttcagagtgttttctatccaactctactaattatatgcatactctagcttttgggcctgagtagcaggcagtttactctgggcacctttttatccaagctactcaatactgccccccagtcccaaagaagttaatccaTTTTTGTTATTTAAATTGatggcagcaaaatgtgaaagggaaagggggatacctagtcagttgtacaactgaatgcattcaactgaaatgtgtcttccgcatttaacccgacccctctgaatcagagaggtgcaagaCTTTGCAAGAGGTGTGTATACTTTCACCAGGCACTGCTTATTGTGTTCATCCTCTGTTTGTGTTTCCTGTGGCTCTAGTAAAAAAGGAGACGGGGCCTTCTGCTGCACTGATGGAACAGCCAGGCCGTGATCCAGAGGAGAACAGCACCACTGCCCAAGTGGAGAGCAGTGAGAGCCACTCTACAGAGAAAGATGCTCAGGTAGAGCAGAGAACCGCAGATATAGATACTCCGGCAGAGCAGAGCAACCAGAACCAGGATTCCTCTTTACCCCCAAATACATCAAGTGGTCAGGGGAGCCAGAACTTGGAGGATCTTGATACTGAAGGTGAGAAAAGTTCAATGTTTCACCCCCCAACAACATGGTACCATCTAATTCCCTGATTCTGTCTTATTGCAGGTCTTGACATTATTACTTGTCCTCTTTCCAGGACAAGTTTTAAAAAATGTTGGACACAAAAAATATAGATTTCAGTTTTCCAAATGGATAAGTTAAAAAAATCACACTTCACAATCTCAAGGAATTTCTACGATCAGCgaggccaaatcaaatcaaatgtatttatatagccctttgtacatcagctgatatctcagtgctgtacagaaacccagcctaaaaccccaaacaacaagcaatgcaggtgtagaagcatggtggctaggaaaaactccctagaaaggccaaaacataggaagaaacctagagaggaaccaggctatgaggggtggccagtcctcttctggctgtgccgggtggagattataacagaacatggccaagatgttcataaatgaccagcatggtcaaataataataatcacagtagttgtcgagggtgcagcaagtcagcaccccaggagtaaatgtcagttggcttttcatagccgatcattacatcatttcatagccaatcattccaTCACTGGAATAATATTTAAATATATGTTTAATGTAGCCTAAATAAAGAAATATCCTACATGACAAAGTGTATGTGATATGCATAATGGCTACAGCCTCATGTCCCCAAACCAGTgatgcacaaaacattaagaacaccttcctagtattgatacacggattgaagtggatttaacaagtgacatcaataagggatcaaagctttcacctggtcagtctcatgaaaagagcaggtgttcttaatgttttgtacactgtatatCCATAGTTTTTGTCAAATTTGCTCCAGCTCAGTTAATTTGTTTaggaatcattgatggacagcaatattgaaactgtctctgattttcaagcaattttaagtcaggactgagactggaaCACTCaaagccattctggtgtgtcCTTGGCAATATATTTAGTTTAATTCCAAACCTGGGATAGTTTTAGTTTTCAGAAGACTGAGGGTGGGGTTTCCTCTTAATGTTTTACCTGGGCTTTGTtcctttcatatttcttctgatcctgacaaactccccagtccctgctggtgacaagcatacccataactgcTGCCAACACAATACTTGAACATGCAGAGGGTTTTACTCTgggtcaaatccaatacaacaatcTCGTTTTTAATTTAGGTCAAAAAGTGAATGTCTTTGCCGTGTTGTCttgtcttgttgcaaacagaatggatGATTTGGAGTGAATTTtgtttcactttgaaaatgtggagtaggttgtgtagatcggTAGGAAAAACatgtaatttaatacatttttattatttaaattgatggcagcaaaatgtgaaagagaaagggagatacctagtcagttgtacaactgaaatgtgtcttctgcatttaacccgacccctctgaatcagagaggtgcaagaCTTTGCAAGAGGTGTGTATACTTTCACCAGGCACTGCTTATTGTGTTCATCCTCTGTTTGTGTTTCCTGTGGCTCTAGTAAAAAAGGAGACGGGGCCTTCTGCTGCAGTGATGGAACAGCCAGGCCGTGATCCAGAGGAGAACAGCACCACTGCCCAAGTGGAGAGCAGTGAGAGAGGCTCTACAGAGGAAGATGAGGATGGAGCTGTAGAGCCCCAGATCCCACCCCTCATCACAGAGCAGAGGGTTACTAAAGAACGTGGAGAACCATTCTGTAAGACTGCCACTTCCTCTCTGTTTTCATTGGTTAGTAGACTACACTAGGTAGTCTCGGACTGATTTGATGTGGCACTTGCAATTCAAGGAAATAGgctgtagtttaaaaaaaaaaaatattttccctCAGGACTAATTCTAAACCATGGAAATCAGAACCACAAATAACTgaagcctgtttttgctttttctaCAGGTAATGCGTCATTGTTGATGTTCGCTGGGTTTATAGGGTTGCTGCTGTCCATGGCGATGGTTTTTATATTCTCCAAGTCTCCCCCTGACGACACAGGGTTAAACCGAACAGAGACCTTCCACAGAGAGATGAAGACGGTGGAGGCCCTGTTCCCCGGGCAGCGCTCTGAGCTGTGGAGGAGGAGCAGGATCCACCTGGAGAGGCACCTCCAGACGGCCCGGCCCACGGAGCCAGTCAGCCTGATGCTGACAGCAGGCCGCAGGGGGGAGAAGACGCTGCACTGCCTTGCCCTGCGTCTGGCCTCCGCCTTCTCCTCTGCCCTCAACGCCTcctccatccacatcgacggggccagCAAGGCTGGCCAGGACAGCGACCAGGTCAAGCTGGACATCGACACCCAGCTGGGGCAAGCCTTCGAGGGAAACAATTCCGTAGCCGTCATCCACCGCTTTGAGGAGCTGCCCCCGGGTTCCACGATCATATTCTACCGCTACTGTGACCACGAGAATGCAGCCTACAAGGAGGCCTTGCTCATCTTCACCGTGCTGCTGGGGGGTGAGGAGGAGCTGCCGGCCAGCCTGGGACTGAGTGCCGTGGAGGAGATGGTGGATGACCACCTGCAGGACAAGTTCCTTTCCTCTGACCAGCCGGCCGCCTTTGACTTGATGGACTTGGACAAGTTCAGTGGTCTGTGGAGCCGCATCTCTCACCTGGTCCTGCCAGTGGcagcagaggagaggatagagcaggGGGACTGTGTGTAAAACCTCCCTGTCTATTTTTACTGTTTCACCttctactagcctggttccagatcagtttgtgctgtttTGTTTTGGTAATCATAATTCCATAGGGAGTTGACCAGTGAGCAGgaagactggc is from Salvelinus alpinus chromosome 16, SLU_Salpinus.1, whole genome shotgun sequence and encodes:
- the LOC139541629 gene encoding torsin-1A-interacting protein 2-like isoform X1, producing MEQPGRDPEENSTTAQVESSERGSTEKDAQVEQRTADIDTPAEQSNQNQDSSLPPNTSSGQGSQNLEDLDTEVKKETGPSAALMEQPGRDPEENSTTAQVESSESHSTEKDAQVEQRTADIDTPAEQSNQNQDSSLPPNTSSGQGSQNLEDLDTEVKKETGPSAAVMEQPGRDPEENSTTAQVESSERGSTEEDEDGAVEPQIPPLITEQRVTKERGEPFCNASLLMFAGFIGLLLSMAMVFIFSKSPPDDTGLNRTETFHREMKTVEALFPGQRSELWRRSRIHLERHLQTARPTEPVSLMLTAGRRGEKTLHCLALRLASAFSSALNASSIHIDGASKAGQDSDQVKLDIDTQLGQAFEGNNSVAVIHRFEELPPGSTIIFYRYCDHENAAYKEALLIFTVLLGGEEELPASLGLSAVEEMVDDHLQDKFLSSDQPAAFDLMDLDKFSGLWSRISHLVLPVAAEERIEQGDCV
- the LOC139541629 gene encoding torsin-1A-interacting protein 2-like isoform X2, producing the protein MEQPGRDPEENSTTAQVESSERGSTDIDTPAEQSNQNQDSSLPPNTSSGQGSQNLEDLDTEVKKETGPSAALMEQPGRDPEENSTTAQVESSESHSTEKDAQVEQRTADIDTPAEQSNQNQDSSLPPNTSSGQGSQNLEDLDTEVKKETGPSAAVMEQPGRDPEENSTTAQVESSERGSTEEDEDGAVEPQIPPLITEQRVTKERGEPFCNASLLMFAGFIGLLLSMAMVFIFSKSPPDDTGLNRTETFHREMKTVEALFPGQRSELWRRSRIHLERHLQTARPTEPVSLMLTAGRRGEKTLHCLALRLASAFSSALNASSIHIDGASKAGQDSDQVKLDIDTQLGQAFEGNNSVAVIHRFEELPPGSTIIFYRYCDHENAAYKEALLIFTVLLGGEEELPASLGLSAVEEMVDDHLQDKFLSSDQPAAFDLMDLDKFSGLWSRISHLVLPVAAEERIEQGDCV
- the LOC139541629 gene encoding torsin-1A-interacting protein 2-like isoform X3; the encoded protein is MEQPGRDPEENSTTAQVESSESHSTEKDAQVEQRTADIDTPAEQSNQNQDSSLPPNTSSGQGSQNLEDLDTEVKKETGPSAAVMEQPGRDPEENSTTAQVESSERGSTEEDEDGAVEPQIPPLITEQRVTKERGEPFCNASLLMFAGFIGLLLSMAMVFIFSKSPPDDTGLNRTETFHREMKTVEALFPGQRSELWRRSRIHLERHLQTARPTEPVSLMLTAGRRGEKTLHCLALRLASAFSSALNASSIHIDGASKAGQDSDQVKLDIDTQLGQAFEGNNSVAVIHRFEELPPGSTIIFYRYCDHENAAYKEALLIFTVLLGGEEELPASLGLSAVEEMVDDHLQDKFLSSDQPAAFDLMDLDKFSGLWSRISHLVLPVAAEERIEQGDCV